In Alkalibaculum bacchi, a genomic segment contains:
- a CDS encoding electron transfer flavoprotein subunit alpha/FixB family protein, which translates to MSNISVFMEVHNGQLRNVSLELLTAGHQLAADAHEELVAVVVGNQNDAVIEQLVQYPVDRVVSLEHFSYENYATEFYTDALYAYICQYQPQCVLFGATFLAKDLAPRLAARCKTGLTAECTSVSYEQDTGKILWSRAGFGGKMMADIVCPDRLPQMGTIREGVYKKIKKATGHSAKIVRWDMAEKIKLERVRLLQKTAKILSKQQIADEPEIVVGLGRGVRTLDRIDMMMDFADALDAELGASRGACELRLLPEKFVIGQNGRNLHPKIYIACGISGAAQHMAGISGADCIIAINSDPNAPIFKVADYGICGDLHSIIPAFLKLI; encoded by the coding sequence ATGAGTAATATCAGCGTATTTATGGAAGTTCACAATGGGCAGTTACGCAATGTAAGTCTTGAATTGCTGACAGCGGGACATCAACTGGCAGCAGATGCTCATGAGGAATTAGTAGCAGTGGTCGTAGGCAATCAGAATGATGCTGTAATCGAACAGTTAGTACAGTATCCCGTAGACCGTGTGGTATCTTTAGAGCATTTTTCCTATGAGAACTATGCAACAGAGTTCTACACAGATGCCCTCTACGCTTACATATGCCAATATCAGCCACAATGCGTTCTCTTTGGTGCGACTTTTTTGGCAAAAGATCTTGCTCCGCGCCTTGCTGCAAGGTGCAAAACTGGCTTAACGGCAGAATGTACCTCCGTCTCCTACGAGCAGGATACCGGGAAAATCCTGTGGTCAAGAGCCGGCTTTGGTGGCAAGATGATGGCGGATATTGTTTGTCCTGACCGCCTGCCCCAAATGGGAACCATTCGAGAGGGTGTATATAAAAAAATCAAAAAAGCAACAGGGCATTCGGCAAAGATTGTTCGTTGGGATATGGCGGAGAAAATTAAGCTGGAGCGAGTACGCCTACTGCAAAAAACCGCAAAAATTCTTTCCAAACAGCAGATTGCCGATGAACCTGAAATCGTAGTTGGTTTGGGCAGGGGTGTGCGAACCCTTGACAGAATAGATATGATGATGGATTTTGCCGATGCGCTGGATGCCGAACTTGGAGCATCCAGAGGCGCATGTGAACTCCGACTTCTACCCGAAAAATTTGTCATCGGACAGAATGGGCGCAACCTCCACCCGAAAATCTATATTGCCTGCGGTATCTCGGGAGCTGCACAGCACATGGCAGGTATCAGCGGTGCGGACTGTATCATTGCTATCAATTCCGATCCCAATGCACCAATTTTCAAAGTTGCTGATTATGGAATTTGCGGAGATTTGCATAGTATTATTCCAGCGTTTTTGAAGTTGATTTGA
- a CDS encoding TetR/AcrR family transcriptional regulator C-terminal domain-containing protein → MIKRTNTQDLIVDSFRELLTINSFKSISVQDICDNCSISRMTFYRHYHDKYELMNWIYISEMEDIIQNRTFSNWDLVLDTMLDIILRNSEYFSKVVSIDGQNSFEDFLFRYGYEYALDSIKMNNDGQTSFILDMAVQCYCYGTTSMIINWIKDGYKISQDDMKEALKSCIPIALTGYIS, encoded by the coding sequence ATGATAAAACGAACCAATACACAGGATCTTATTGTTGATTCCTTTCGAGAACTTCTAACAATAAATTCATTTAAGTCCATTTCAGTACAAGATATCTGCGATAACTGCTCTATTTCACGAATGACTTTTTATCGTCATTATCATGACAAATATGAATTGATGAATTGGATATACATTTCTGAAATGGAAGATATTATTCAAAATCGAACATTCTCTAATTGGGATCTTGTTCTTGATACCATGTTAGATATTATCTTGCGAAATTCCGAATACTTCTCTAAAGTAGTTAGCATCGATGGCCAAAATTCATTCGAGGATTTCCTGTTTCGTTATGGTTATGAATACGCGTTAGATTCAATAAAAATGAATAACGATGGTCAGACTTCCTTTATTCTGGATATGGCTGTACAATGTTATTGTTATGGAACAACATCAATGATAATTAATTGGATTAAAGATGGCTATAAAATATCACAAGACGATATGAAAGAAGCTTTAAAATCATGTATTCCTATCGCTTTAACAGGGTACATTTCCTGA
- the ybaK gene encoding Cys-tRNA(Pro) deacylase — protein MRLLEQGKIPYQHHYYNDTGAVSGLDVAFALNQNPEQVFKTLVTVGKSSQHYVFVVPVTKELDLRKAAKAVNEKSVEMIKTKDLLPLTGYIHGGCSPIGMKKRFVTVIDESAAGHKTIIFSGGRIGYQVELNPDDLYKIVPFFLADITTLK, from the coding sequence ATGAGATTATTAGAGCAGGGAAAGATTCCTTATCAACACCATTACTATAATGATACTGGTGCTGTAAGTGGCCTTGATGTGGCTTTCGCGCTAAATCAAAACCCTGAACAGGTATTCAAAACACTTGTTACAGTTGGAAAATCTAGCCAGCATTATGTTTTTGTTGTTCCTGTAACTAAAGAGCTGGATTTAAGAAAAGCAGCAAAAGCAGTTAATGAGAAATCCGTTGAAATGATAAAAACAAAAGACTTGCTACCACTTACAGGATATATTCACGGTGGGTGTTCACCTATAGGTATGAAAAAGCGATTTGTTACCGTAATAGATGAAAGCGCCGCAGGGCACAAAACAATTATCTTTAGCGGTGGTAGAATTGGGTATCAGGTAGAGTTGAATCCAGATGATCTCTATAAGATCGTTCCGTTTTTCCTAGCAGATATTACGACTTTAAAATAG
- a CDS encoding NAD(P)/FAD-dependent oxidoreductase has product MQYSNIFSPIKLRELELNGRIVMSSMVTKLAKNRYVTQELIDYHVARAKGGLCLNFLEASSVHEPSASASFISIGDDKYLPKLKELTNAVHEAGGKIGIQFWQGGMVASMLDPNAECFIPSEISLDVGVLSGAEPCEAIFPAATVEKIHEVQKCYGEAAKRAVEAGFDAIEIHASHGYSGHVFLSAAFNNREDEYGGSFENRSRFLLECIDEVRNNIPESMPLFMRIAAKDDSVESGMTIEDTIAFCKLAKAHGVDVLNVTRGNSFTSGYLESAPIDMPRGFNVENAAKIRKETGMITIAVGHINDPDQAEAILSGDKADLVVMSRSQLADSCFCNKVRKGRVDDIVRCVGCNQGCNDIVATLNPEHITCLMNPAVCREKDFEMKEVLDKKKVLIVGGGIAGIVAAELLYKRGAQVTLIEKSNMLGGQFVMAGKAPRKAEFITAIESRARQIQRVGVKVCCNTTLTEDLLNEIKPNEIIFAVGASPIIPNIPGNNRHNVYKFDDILNGYILPEGKVAVIGGGLVGLEVSEYLKSRNREVTVIEMLEEVGAGLGSARRIMTMPEFENVDIHINTKCIEIINTDITVEVNGEQTSIPADSVVFAIGSRSNDLTSEKELCDKYNISYHVIGDANKVRRAIDAVAEAANVVLGMK; this is encoded by the coding sequence ATGCAATATTCAAACATTTTTTCACCAATTAAATTAAGAGAACTAGAATTAAACGGACGAATTGTCATGTCGAGTATGGTAACTAAGCTTGCAAAGAATCGCTATGTAACACAGGAGTTAATTGACTATCATGTCGCACGTGCAAAAGGTGGTTTATGTCTTAACTTTTTAGAGGCATCTTCTGTTCATGAACCATCCGCATCTGCATCCTTTATTTCTATTGGAGATGATAAATATCTGCCAAAATTAAAGGAACTTACAAATGCAGTACATGAAGCAGGAGGAAAAATTGGAATTCAGTTTTGGCAGGGAGGCATGGTTGCATCCATGTTAGACCCAAATGCAGAATGCTTCATCCCAAGTGAAATTTCTCTTGATGTAGGTGTGCTTTCTGGGGCAGAACCTTGTGAGGCGATTTTCCCAGCAGCTACAGTCGAGAAAATTCACGAAGTACAGAAATGTTATGGAGAAGCAGCAAAAAGAGCTGTGGAAGCAGGATTTGATGCTATAGAAATCCACGCATCACATGGATATAGTGGACATGTATTTTTAAGTGCTGCTTTTAATAATCGTGAAGACGAATATGGTGGTAGTTTTGAAAACCGATCCAGATTCTTGTTAGAGTGTATTGATGAAGTTCGAAATAATATACCTGAATCCATGCCTTTGTTTATGCGTATTGCTGCAAAAGATGACTCGGTAGAGAGTGGAATGACCATTGAGGATACAATTGCATTTTGCAAACTTGCAAAGGCCCATGGAGTAGATGTTCTTAATGTAACAAGAGGAAACTCGTTCACAAGTGGTTATTTGGAAAGTGCTCCAATTGATATGCCGAGAGGATTTAACGTAGAAAATGCAGCTAAAATCCGAAAAGAAACAGGTATGATTACAATAGCAGTTGGACATATCAACGATCCAGATCAGGCGGAGGCCATTTTATCTGGAGATAAAGCAGATCTGGTTGTTATGAGTCGTTCACAGCTTGCAGATTCTTGTTTTTGTAATAAAGTGAGAAAAGGCAGAGTAGATGATATTGTTCGATGTGTAGGTTGTAATCAAGGATGTAATGATATTGTAGCAACTTTGAATCCAGAACATATTACATGTTTAATGAATCCAGCGGTATGTCGAGAGAAAGATTTTGAAATGAAAGAAGTCTTAGATAAGAAAAAGGTGCTGATTGTTGGTGGTGGTATTGCAGGTATCGTAGCTGCAGAGCTATTATACAAAAGGGGAGCGCAGGTAACCTTAATAGAAAAATCTAATATGCTTGGTGGACAGTTTGTTATGGCTGGAAAAGCACCACGTAAGGCAGAGTTTATTACAGCCATTGAAAGTAGAGCAAGACAGATTCAAAGAGTGGGTGTAAAAGTTTGTTGTAATACAACATTAACAGAAGATTTATTAAATGAAATCAAACCTAATGAAATTATATTTGCAGTTGGAGCATCTCCAATTATTCCTAATATCCCAGGAAATAATAGACATAACGTATATAAGTTTGATGATATTCTGAATGGATATATTCTTCCAGAAGGTAAAGTAGCTGTTATTGGTGGTGGATTAGTAGGGCTTGAGGTATCTGAATACCTAAAGAGCAGAAATCGAGAAGTTACTGTAATTGAAATGTTGGAAGAAGTAGGAGCAGGTCTTGGTAGTGCAAGAAGAATAATGACCATGCCTGAGTTTGAAAATGTAGATATTCACATAAATACAAAATGTATTGAAATTATAAATACAGATATTACTGTTGAAGTAAACGGTGAGCAAACATCGATCCCAGCCGATAGTGTGGTGTTTGCAATCGGTTCACGAAGCAATGATTTAACTTCTGAAAAAGAGTTGTGTGATAAATACAATATTTCATATCATGTAATTGGTGATGCAAATAAGGTAAGAAGAGCGATAGATGCAGTAGCAGAGGCTGCAAATGTAGTACTTGGTATGAAATAA
- a CDS encoding class I SAM-dependent methyltransferase: protein MNNRYTDLNSNIIDQWVGQNWEWGVPVSHETYVKALQGNWDVVLTPLKPVPKEWFPSFEDCRILGLASGGGQQMPIFSALGAMCTVMDYSQKQLDSEAMVANREGYSINMVKGDMTERFPFEDESFDMIFHPVSNCYIEDVYHVWNECYRVLKKGGLLIAGMDNGMNYIFDDEETTLTNKLPFNPLKNRELYNICINNDYGIQFSHTIEEQIGGQLKAGFQITDLYEDTNGDGKLHEYNVPTYMATRAIKKGND, encoded by the coding sequence ATGAATAATAGGTATACAGATTTAAATTCAAATATTATAGATCAATGGGTAGGTCAGAATTGGGAATGGGGGGTACCGGTCTCTCATGAAACTTATGTAAAAGCATTGCAAGGGAATTGGGATGTGGTTCTTACACCCTTAAAACCAGTGCCTAAAGAGTGGTTTCCTAGTTTTGAGGATTGTAGGATCTTAGGACTTGCATCGGGAGGTGGACAGCAGATGCCGATTTTTTCAGCTTTGGGGGCTATGTGTACTGTTATGGATTATTCACAGAAACAGCTTGATAGTGAAGCAATGGTAGCTAATCGAGAGGGCTATTCAATTAATATGGTAAAAGGGGATATGACGGAGAGGTTTCCTTTTGAAGATGAGTCCTTTGACATGATATTCCATCCAGTGTCCAACTGTTATATTGAAGATGTTTACCATGTATGGAATGAATGCTATCGAGTATTAAAAAAAGGAGGGTTATTAATCGCAGGAATGGATAATGGCATGAACTATATATTCGATGATGAAGAAACAACATTAACTAATAAACTCCCATTTAATCCTCTTAAAAATAGGGAACTATATAATATATGCATAAATAACGATTATGGCATACAATTTTCTCATACCATTGAAGAACAAATTGGAGGTCAGTTAAAAGCAGGATTTCAAATAACTGATTTATACGAAGATACAAACGGAGATGGGAAATTACACGAGTACAATGTCCCTACTTATATGGCAACAAGAGCAATAAAAAAGGGAAACGACTAG
- a CDS encoding ABC transporter permease subunit: protein MNIFFHEFKEYWKSILIWSTSMTLLAVLYIFIFKGLGAEIESFKAFLDNMPDAIKKGFNILIDSISTLEGFYSFVFSFVTLCGAIQAMNLGLSMLSKEVRDKTADFLMTKPVSRVSIMTSKLMAVFFALVLTNIVYISLTILAAVVVVGEFDIKVFFMISLTLFFLQLIFMAIGLVISVMNRKIKSVISVSLSMVFGFYVVGSLGSIIGEEKVRYFSPFRYFDTAYIIKNGTYEADFVVIGLLLFFAATGISYLIYVKKDIHAN from the coding sequence ATGAATATCTTTTTTCATGAGTTTAAGGAATATTGGAAATCAATCCTCATTTGGTCCACTTCTATGACTCTCCTTGCTGTATTGTATATTTTTATTTTTAAAGGTCTCGGTGCAGAGATTGAAAGTTTTAAGGCTTTTCTCGATAATATGCCAGATGCAATAAAAAAGGGTTTCAATATATTAATTGACAGCATATCGACCCTTGAAGGATTTTACTCTTTTGTCTTTTCGTTTGTAACATTGTGTGGAGCCATTCAGGCTATGAATCTTGGCTTATCAATGTTGTCTAAAGAAGTTCGGGATAAGACTGCAGATTTTTTAATGACAAAACCAGTAAGTCGTGTGAGTATAATGACGTCTAAGCTGATGGCAGTTTTTTTTGCTTTGGTTCTTACAAATATCGTGTATATTAGTCTTACGATTTTAGCAGCCGTTGTTGTCGTAGGTGAGTTTGACATAAAAGTATTTTTTATGATTTCTCTGACCTTATTCTTTCTCCAATTGATTTTTATGGCCATAGGACTTGTAATCTCAGTTATGAATAGAAAGATAAAATCCGTAATTTCTGTATCTTTAAGTATGGTTTTTGGATTCTATGTAGTAGGTTCTCTTGGTTCTATTATCGGAGAAGAAAAAGTGAGGTATTTTTCACCATTTAGGTATTTTGATACAGCATATATTATCAAAAATGGTACATATGAAGCTGATTTTGTAGTCATTGGGCTACTCTTGTTCTTTGCTGCAACTGGAATTAGTTATTTAATTTATGTTAAAAAAGATATTCACGCAAATTGA
- a CDS encoding ABC transporter permease subunit: protein MNVFIRELKFHRKSLIMWSIAIFFMIVSSIGKFTAYAETGQSMNELLSQIPSSIKAVLGMGNFDLTKLSGFYGMLYLYLLLLATVHASLLGATIISKEERDKTTEFLMVKPISRVGIITAKIFAALFNIVVFNLITLIFSITLMGKYAQGENITSEICVLMLGMFILQLMFLFIGTATAAVSRRPKKAASASTTVLLICFIISSVINMNSKLEPLKYITPFEYFKADKLLNGGGFEPIFLFLSFVIIAVLMFISYVFYKKRDLNI, encoded by the coding sequence ATGAACGTTTTTATAAGAGAATTAAAGTTTCATAGAAAATCACTTATCATGTGGAGTATTGCTATTTTCTTTATGATTGTCTCCTCCATTGGTAAATTTACAGCGTATGCAGAAACAGGGCAATCTATGAATGAGTTACTATCCCAAATCCCAAGTTCAATTAAAGCCGTGTTAGGGATGGGTAATTTTGACTTGACAAAACTGAGTGGATTTTATGGAATGTTATATCTGTATCTACTATTATTGGCTACAGTACATGCTTCTTTGCTTGGCGCCACCATCATTTCTAAAGAAGAAAGGGATAAGACAACGGAATTTTTAATGGTAAAACCGATCTCAAGAGTGGGCATCATTACAGCAAAAATTTTTGCTGCTTTATTTAATATTGTCGTATTCAACCTTATTACACTAATCTTTTCAATTACCTTAATGGGAAAATACGCTCAGGGAGAAAATATAACAAGTGAAATATGTGTATTAATGCTTGGCATGTTTATCTTACAGCTGATGTTCTTGTTCATAGGGACAGCAACAGCGGCTGTAAGCAGACGTCCAAAAAAAGCTGCTTCAGCTTCTACGACTGTTTTACTGATTTGTTTTATCATTTCGTCTGTAATCAATATGAATAGTAAACTTGAACCTTTAAAGTACATTACACCCTTCGAATATTTTAAGGCAGATAAGCTATTAAATGGAGGAGGATTTGAGCCCATATTTCTTTTTTTGTCTTTTGTAATCATAGCTGTGCTTATGTTTATAAGCTATGTATTTTATAAAAAAAGGGATTTGAATATTTAA
- a CDS encoding ABC transporter ATP-binding protein — protein MNVIEIKNLTKSYGKSRGIVDVSFNVEEGEIFGFIGPNGAGKSTTIRTLLSLIYPTSGSATIFGKDCIKYAPEIAKEVGYLPSEVFYYDKMKIIDLLKYSASFYKKDCSKRINELAEIMDLDLNKRIDDLSFGTKKKVGIVQGLLHEPKLIILDEPTSGLDPLMQQKFFDLLLEENEKGATILLSSHILSEVQRLCNRVAIIKDGKIIRMEKISDLTEHNYKKFKLELKQDMNKDYFQIVGINNLEIESKKVSFLFKGNINFMMKRLAYIEITNILIEEPSLEEIFLHYYEKEV, from the coding sequence ATGAATGTAATAGAAATTAAGAATCTCACGAAAAGTTATGGCAAGTCTAGAGGAATCGTAGATGTCAGTTTTAATGTAGAAGAAGGGGAGATTTTTGGCTTTATAGGACCTAATGGGGCAGGTAAATCAACAACGATTAGAACTTTATTGTCTTTAATTTATCCTACTAGTGGAAGTGCAACAATATTTGGAAAAGATTGTATAAAATATGCACCTGAAATTGCTAAGGAAGTAGGGTATTTACCTTCTGAAGTATTTTATTATGACAAGATGAAGATTATTGACTTACTAAAATATTCGGCTAGTTTCTATAAAAAGGATTGCAGCAAAAGAATAAATGAATTGGCAGAAATAATGGATTTAGACTTGAATAAGAGGATTGACGATTTATCTTTTGGAACTAAAAAAAAGGTAGGTATTGTTCAGGGATTGCTCCATGAACCTAAGCTCATTATTCTAGATGAACCTACTAGTGGATTAGATCCCCTAATGCAGCAGAAATTCTTTGACCTCTTGCTAGAAGAGAACGAGAAAGGTGCGACGATTCTTTTGTCTTCCCATATTTTAAGCGAGGTACAAAGGTTATGCAATCGCGTGGCAATCATCAAAGATGGCAAAATTATCAGAATGGAAAAGATAAGTGATTTAACAGAACACAATTATAAGAAGTTTAAACTTGAATTGAAACAGGATATGAATAAAGATTATTTTCAAATTGTAGGTATAAACAATCTAGAGATAGAGAGCAAGAAGGTAAGCTTTCTATTTAAGGGCAATATTAACTTTATGATGAAGAGACTCGCCTATATAGAAATAACGAATATCTTAATCGAGGAGCCAAGCCTTGAAGAAATCTTTCTACACTATTACGAAAAGGAGGTTTGA
- a CDS encoding electron transfer flavoprotein subunit beta/FixA family protein: protein MDIIVCMKLVPNTAHMTFNPKTMRLERYGILSLINPADIDALECALNMKKDYGGTVTILTMGIASASECVEKGIAAGADEGYLITDSAFSGSDTYATAMVLSAAVRWLQQKNEKRYDLILCGSVTVDGETGQTGAELAEQLNWAQISCASDLRQIGDKLWAKQETEEETLWLESDQPTLVTIEPKYGKGLRPVDIEKLRQLEKEGVPKLTLEELEPWLDCSAIGAHGSPTKIARSYVPFTDRKQIVISSGSDSEKAQALLELLKQENCEVTYE from the coding sequence ATGGATATTATAGTATGTATGAAATTAGTTCCAAACACCGCACACATGACCTTCAATCCTAAAACCATGCGTTTGGAGCGATATGGGATACTGTCTTTAATTAACCCGGCGGACATTGACGCACTAGAATGTGCATTGAATATGAAAAAAGACTATGGTGGCACTGTGACGATTTTGACGATGGGCATCGCAAGCGCATCAGAGTGTGTGGAAAAGGGCATTGCGGCTGGTGCGGACGAGGGCTATCTGATTACGGATTCTGCATTTTCTGGGTCTGATACATATGCCACGGCAATGGTTTTGTCGGCGGCAGTTCGTTGGTTGCAGCAGAAAAATGAGAAACGCTATGACTTGATTTTGTGTGGTAGTGTAACTGTAGACGGGGAAACCGGGCAGACTGGCGCAGAGCTAGCTGAACAGCTTAACTGGGCGCAAATCTCCTGTGCTAGTGATTTGCGTCAAATTGGAGATAAGCTGTGGGCAAAACAAGAAACCGAGGAAGAGACTCTCTGGTTGGAATCCGACCAACCTACTCTGGTCACGATAGAACCTAAATATGGGAAAGGACTGCGCCCGGTGGATATCGAAAAATTGCGCCAATTAGAGAAAGAGGGTGTGCCTAAGCTGACCCTGGAGGAGTTGGAGCCGTGGCTGGACTGCTCCGCTATTGGAGCTCACGGATCACCGACCAAGATTGCAAGATCTTATGTTCCATTTACCGACAGAAAGCAGATTGTGATAAGTTCTGGCAGTGATTCTGAAAAGGCGCAAGCACTATTGGAGCTTCTGAAACAGGAAAATTGTGAGGTGACCTATGAGTAA